DNA sequence from the Candidatus Palauibacter australiensis genome:
ATCTTCGGCGTGTCGTGGTCGTTCTGACGCTCCACCCGCGGGCGCGGGCGGGCGCGGGCCGAACCGGCGCGGCCCGGGCGCGATCGCAGTTGTCGCAGCCGTCGCAGACCGGAGCGCGTTCGCCGAAGTAGGCGGCGATGGCCGCCCGGCGGCAGGCGGCGGTCTCGATGTAGGCTCGCATGGCGGCGCGCCGTTCGGCGCGGGCGGCGGCCCGGTCGGAGCCGGGCGGCGGGCTGCCCGGCCGGGGGTGCTCGCGCCGGCCGAACGGAAGGGCGCGGCGGCGCTTCTCGCGGATCGCGACCATCGCGCAGCGCGCCGGTTCGCCGTCACGGCCGGCGCGACCCGCTTCCTGGACGTACTCCTCCAGCGACGACGGGGCACCGAGGTGCGCGACGAGGCGCACGTGCGGGTGGTCGATCCCCATGCCGAACGCGGTCGTGGCGCAGACCACGCGAATGCTCCCGTCCAGGAAGGCCCGCTGCGTCGCCTGGCGCCGCTCGATCGGCAGACGCGCATGGTACGGCGCGCTGGGCACGCCCGTCCTCGAGAGCGCGATCGCGAGCTGCGCGCTCAGCCCCCGGGAGCGCGCGTAGACGACCGCCGACGCCCCCCGGCACGCCGTTACCTCGCGCCGCACGCGCCGATAGGCCTCGCGCACATCCGCGGCCATCTCCACCGAGTAGCGCAGGTTCGGGCGGTTCCCGGGCACGAAGATGCGGATCGCCCCTTCCATCCCCAGGAACCGCTCGATCTCGCGCCGCGTTCGCCACGTCGCGGTGGCCGTGAGGGCCGCCAGCGGCGGGCGGCCCAGCCTCTCCCTCGCGCGCCCGATCCGCAGGTACGACGGGCGGAAGTCGTGCCCCCACTGGGAAACGCAGTGCGCCTCGTCGACCGCGATGCCGGCCACGCCGACGTCGCGCAAGCGATCGCACACGGCCCGGTTCTCGAGGCGCTCGGGCGCGACGTACAGGAGGTCCAGTTCACCACGACGGGCGTACTTGAGCGCCGCGTTCACCTCTTCCCGCGGCGTGGCGCTCGTCCAGCCGAGCACTCGCATGCCCCGGCGCGCAGCCCCGGCGACCTGGTCCTCGATGAGCGAGATGAGCGGCGAAACGACGAGCGTCGTCCGCCGACGCAGCAGCGCGGGGATCTGGAAGCACACCGACTTGCCGAATCCCGTCGGCAGCACGGCGAGGGTGTCCCGGCCGCTCAGCACGGCTTCCACCACGCGCGCCTGGGCGGGACGGAAGTCGTCGTAGCCGAACCGGTCCCTCAGGACGTCGCGCGCGTCCCGGAGGGTGGCTGCGGGGCCGTCCGAGGTGGTGCTTTCGTCGGTATTCACACCCCTCGATGCGCCGCGCCGTCAACGCGGGATCAACCGCCGGACCCCCGAGCGCCGGGGGAGCGCCGGCGAATCAACCCCCCGGGGTCGGGGAGCGCCGGCGACCGCAACCGCCGACGGCCGGGTCAGGCCCTCGTACGCCCCAGGCGGAGGACGACGGCGGCGACGATAAGACCGCAGCCGGCGCCGGCCACGAAGTCCTGCTCCGTGAGCGCGCCGATCAACCATGTGGCGCCCCCGGCCAGGCCGAGACCGATCTGCAGCCGCAGCCACCAGTCGCGGCCCGCCGTCAACGCCCCCGTCCGGTCGTCCAATCCGCTATGATCCGATCACTCGTCGATCGGGCGGGCGACCGGGGTCTCATCGCCCGCTTCCCCCCAGCCCAGCGTCGCGCCGGCGATCGCTCCCCACAGCACGTTGACCGCGAGGATGGAGAAGACGGCGAACACGCCCCGGCCCACGTAGAGCGCGAGCGCGGACACCAGCGGGAGGTCTCCTCTCGCAAAGTCCAGCGCGGGCTCGCCAAGGCCGAGCCGGATGACGACGTAGAGGGTCGGCGCCAGGGCGAAGGTCGCGCCGCGCGCGGCGGGCGAGCCGGACAGGTAGGTGTAGAGCACTCCGAGCATGAGGCCCCAGACCGCGCCGCTTCCGAGGTGCGACAGGAACTCCGCGCCCGTCCACCCCGAGGTCAGTCCCATGCTCACCGCTCCGATGGAGCCGAACGTCGCCACGACCGAGCGCGCCGCGGCGGAGACCGCGGCGCCGAGGAGTCCGCCGAGCAGCCCGAGCCCGAGGCGGGCGCTCAGGTCGAGCCCCCCCTCGACCGCGGCGCCGTGCGCGCCGCCGCCCAGGAGCACGCCCGCCGCGGCGAGCGCCGCGATGAGCAGGAGGACGGCGAGCGTGAGCGGCGCCCCGTCCGTCGCGAGGAGGACGATGCCCGACGCGCCCGCGCCAAGCGCCCCGACCCGCCACAGGAAGGCCGATCCCGCCGCCGAAGCCACGCCGTTCTCGCTCATGCTCTCTCCCCTTTCTCCCGCCTCACCGCTCTCGGTGCTCAGGCGGGGCTTTGCCGCGATCCAGGAACCGGCGGATCCCCGCCTGGCAGTCGTCCGTCATGCGGGCGAGCGCGTTCACGCGCGCGCCGGTCGCGACCGCGGCCTCGAAGCTCTGCCCCTCGGTGCCGTACAGCAGCTTCTTCGTGAGCGCGAGCGCCGACGCGCTCCGCCCCGCGAGTTCGGCCAGGAAGGCGGCACTTTCCGCCTCGAACTCCGCGTCCCCGTAGATTCGGTTCACGAGGCCCAGCCGCGACGCCTCCGGCGCATCGATCGCGTCCCCGAGCGACATCAACTCGAAGGCGCGCTTCTCCCCCAGGTTCCGGCGCAGGATCGCGGTCACCATCGCGGGCACGAAACCGAGCCGCACCTCCGGGTAGCCGAAGCGGGCGCTCTCCGCAGCGAGCACGAGGTCGCATGCCGTCGCCAGGCCACACCCGCCCGCCAGCGCGCGGCCGTGCACGATCGCGACGACCGGCTTCGAGAGCCTCCGCAGGAGCGTGAAGAGTTCGCCGAGCGCTTCCGCCTCCCGGAGGCTGGCCATGACCCCCTCCTCGACCGAGGCCTGCACCTCCGCCAGGTCGGCGCCCGCGCAGAAGTCCGGGCCGCGCCCGCCGATCCCGATCACGCGCACCCGGGCGTCCGCCTCGGCCAGCGCGAGCGCCTCCTTCATCTCCGCCACGAGCGCCCCGCTTAGCGCGTTGCGGCGCTCCGCGCGGTCGAGATGGATCCGGTTCACGCCGGTCCGTTCGTCGATCTCGATCTCGAGGTATTCGAACATGAGCCTCTCGGGTGCCCGAACCGCGTCTCAGTCCGCCCGGTTCAGGAGGTGGTCCGGCACGTCGACCTCCATCCTCAAGAGGGCGGTGGCGAACGTCTTCCCCTGGGCGTCGAGCATGAGCGAGACGGTCCCGCCTCCTCCCAGCGAGCGGTGGAGGAGGAAGTGGAGCGCCCGCAGGTTGGGAAGCTCGAACCGCTCGACCTCGCCCTCGCAGATTCCCTTGAAGTGATACTTCACACGTTCCGCGGTAACTTCCTTTACCAAAATCGGATAAATGGATGGACGAAAGGCGATGAGGCCCACGTTCGCCGTGTCTCCCTTATCGCCCGAACGGGCGAACGCGATCTCCTTCAGCCGCACTCTCACAGCTCCATCGTCTCCACCTTCACACGGCCCTCGACGACGCCTCGGTCGATGAGCGCGGGCCAGTAGGCGACAACCTCCTGCACACGGGGCCGCCCGCCCGCGAAGCCGGTGACCGTGGGCGGGCCCGCGAGGATGAGGGGCGCGATCTCCCGGCTGAAACGCGACACGGCGTGGCGGTCCGGACTGCGGACCCCGACCCGTAGCGTAACCTCGGGGAGGTCATCGGAGGGGGGCCCCGCCAGCGGCCCGTGACAGGCCCCCGCGCCGACGAGTTCCGTCCGGATCTCGTCGAACTCGAGCCCCAGGTGCCGCAGGCGGCCCCGGAGTATCTCGTCCGCGCGCCGCGCTTTGTCCACCGCGTCGGGCCAGGCGTAGGTCAGGGCGCCCACGGCCTTGAAGCCATCGTGGTACGCGATGGAAACCTTGAGCTTGTCTGTGCGCGAGCGGCCGGCCACGCCATCGACCCGGACCCGGTCCCTGCCCAGATCGCGGAGGCGGATGGTCGAAAAGTCCGCGACCACGTCCGGCGTGATGTACTCCCGCGGGTCGCCGAGTTCGTACACGATCTGCTCCGCGACGGTCTCCCACGTGACTCGCCCGCCGAGGCCCGAGTGCTTCGTCACGATGAAGGGCCCATCCTCGTCCGCTTCGATGATGGGATAGCCCGGAAGCGTGAGGTCGATCTCCCGCCAGTCGACGAGCGAGTTCCCGCCGGAGGCCTGGCAACCGCACTCGTTGATGTGTCCGGCGACGACCCCGTGCGCGAGCCGGTCCCAGTCGTCGGCCGGCCAGGAGAACTCGTGCATGAGCGGCGCGTAGGTGAGCGCGGTGTCCGTCGAGCGCCCGGCCACGACGATGTCCGCCTCCTGCCGCAGCGCCTCGATGATCGGTTCGGCGCCGAGGTACGCGTTCGCGGCGGCCACCCGGTCGCGCACGGTGGAGAGCGGCTCGCCCGTCTCCATGTGGCGGAGTTCGTGTCCCGCCGCGAGGAGGTCGTCGAGCGAGTCCATCAGGTCGTCGCCCGTGATCACCGCGACCCGCGGCCGGCGCGGCAGCGACGCGTCCGCGAACGCGAACCCGAGTTCGGCCCGGCAGCCCTCCGGGTTCACGCCGCCCGCGTTCGAGACCACGCGGACCTCCTTCTCGAGGAGATCGTGGATGAGGTCGTCCATCAGGGACACGAAGTCGCGCGCGTAGCCGGCGGCCGGGTTCCGGTCCCGCTGCTTCTGCATGATCGACATCGTGATCTCGGCCAGGTAGTCGAGCATCAGGTAGTCGATCGATCCGCGCCGCACCTGCAGCTTGGGCGCCTCCTGCCAGTCGCCCCAGAACCCCTGCCCGGAGGCGACGCGCACCCGGCGGCCGCCGTCGAGCCGCGTCCGGGCCGGGAGCGGCCGCTCCTCGAGTCCCACCGCGGCGGACGCCTCTTCGAGCGCGAGGGCTTCCGGCGCCCCGAGCTGCGCGTTCACAGGTGGTCCGGGAGGGTGAAGGGTCCGAGATGGGGGCCCGGGTTGCCGAGGGAGCAGCGGAGCGCGAGCGACAGCACCGCCCGCGTGTCCTCCGGGGTCAGGATCGCGTCCACGAAGCCCCGCGCCGCCGCGTATTTCGCATCGAGTTGCTCCTCGTAGTTCTCCCGCGTCCGCTCGATCGCCACCGCCGTCTCCCCGTCCAGCTCTCCGCCCGCCGCCTCCTCCAGCTTGCGTCCGAACGCGGCCTGCACGGCGGCCTCCCCCTCCATCACCCCCATGCGCCCCGTCGGCCACGTGAAGATGAAGTCGGGATCGAACCCCTGCGCCGCCATCGCATAGTACCCCGCCCCGCTCGCGTGGTTGACCGTGAGCACGACCTTGGGCACGCGGGCCGTCGCCATCGACTCGACCATGCGCGCGCCCGCCCGGATGATCCCGGACTGCTCCGCCTCCGGCCCAACCATGAACCCGCTCACGTCCTGCACGAAGAGGAGCGGCGTGTCGTGCCGGTCGCACAGCTCCATGAAGTAGGCCACCTTCTCCGCGCTCTCCGTGTACACGATCCCACCGAACTTCGGTGGTTCGCCGGCCTCGCCCCGGAACATGCCCCGCCGGTTCGCGATGACCCCCACGCGGTAGCCGTCGATGTGCCCCGTTCCCGTGAGCATCTCCGGCGCGCGGTCCGCCTGGAACTCCTCGAACGGACCCTCGTCGAGGATCGTCTCGAGTACCGCCTCCATGTCGAAGGGCTGGCGGTGGTCGCCGGGCAGGAGCCCGTAGACGTCCTCCGCGGCGCGCGCCGCGTCCCGCGCTTCGAGGGCGGGGTCCGGGCGCAGGCCGGCGGGGAGTCCGGCGACGAGCGCGCGGACCTTCTCGATGCACGCGGGGTCGTCCTCCACCCGGTAGTGCGCCACGCCGCTCACGCGGTTGTGCATGAGCGCCCCGCCGAGTTCCTCGGCCTCGACCTCCTGCCCCGTCGCCCCCTTCACCAGGTTCGGCCCCCCGAGACCCATGAAGCTCGTGCCCTCGACCATCACGATCACGTCCGACAGGGCGGGAAGGTACGCGCCCCCCGCGATGCACTGTCCCATCACGGCGGAGATCTGCGGCACCTCGAGGTAGTGTCGCATGATCGAGTTGTAGTAGAAGATGCGGCTGGCGCCGTACTGTCCCGGGAAGACCCCGCCCTGGTACGGCAGGTTCACGCCGGCCGAGTCCACGAGATAGACGATCGGCACGCGGCACCGCATCGCGATCTCCTGCGCCCGCAGGATCTTCACGATCGTCTCGGGCCACCAGCTCCCGGCCTTCACCGTCTGGTCGTTGGCGACGATGACGACCTCGCGCCCGCAGACTTCGCCCACCCCGGTGACGACCCCGGCGGCCGGCGCCTTGCCATCGTAGCGGTCGTGCGCGATGAGGAGGCCAATCTCAAGGAAACCGCCGCCTTCGTCGATGAGGAGGTCGACCCGCTCGCGCGCCGTGAGCTTGCCCTGGGCGTGCTGCCGGGCCACGCGCTCTTCCCCGCCGCCGCGCTGGACCCGGGCCTCGAGTTCGCGCAGTTCGGCGACGAGCGCGCCCATCCGGCTGTCGTCGGTTTTACTCACCGCCGCCGCTAGCCGCTTGCCCCGGAGGCTTCGCGCCCGTGCTCCTCGAACCAGGCGCGGATGTAGTCAACGGCTTCGGAGGTGGAGGTCCCCGGACCGAAAAGGCGGCCGACGCCGAGGTCGGTCAGCGCCTCCATGTCCTCGGCGGGGATGATCCCTCCCCCGGTGAGCAGCACGCGGTCCATCCCCTGGCCGTCGAGGAGCGACTTCACGCGCGGGAAGAGCGTCATGTGCGCCCCCGACAGGATCGAGAGCGCCACGACGTCCACATCCTCCTGGAGCGCGGTGGCGGCGATCATCTCGGGCGTCTGGTGGAGTCCCGTGTAGATGACCTCCATGCCCGCGTCCTGGAGCGCGGCCGCCATCACCTTCGCACCGCGGTCGTGGCCGTCGAGGCCCGGTTTAGCCACGAGCACACGGATCTTCGGTTCGATCAAGCGCTTCTTCCCGGCAGTTCGTTTCGGGAGTTCATCCCGGAAGTTCTCGGTCACAGTTCTCGGTCACGAGGGAACGGTCGAAGTTATCCGCCGAAAGGCGCGCGCTGCAACGACGATCCGGTGTCGGTGCCCGCCATCTGGCGCCTGCCATCTCCGGGGTTGCCCCGGCCCGCTCCGGCGCGCACCCTCGTGTGATGCGCGACGACGCGACACGAGTACACCGGACCCTTCTGAACCTGGCGGCCTTCGTCATCATCGTGGCCGGGATGCGGGCCGCCTCCGCGCTCGTCGTCTCCTTCGTCCTCGCGCTCTTTCTCACCATTCTGTGCTCCACGCCGCTGCGCTGGATGACGGACCACAAGATCCCCAAGTCCGTCGCCGTCCTCGCCTTGGTGCTCGTCATCCTCGCTCTCGGCACGGTGGCGGGAGGCCTGCTCGCGACCCCCGTCGTCGAACTCGGTCGCTCGGAAGCGCAACTCGACCTGCTCTTCGCGGAACAGGTCGAGGCTGTGGCAACCACGCTGAGCGATTACATGGTGCGTTTCGGGCTACAGTCGCCGGTACTCGATACCGACGAACTGATCTCGCCGAGCTGGATGCTCGGCCTGATGCGGCAGCTCGTCGAGAACCTCGGGTTCATCCTCGCCAACGGGCTCCTGATCATCCTCACGATGGTCTTCATGCTGCTCGAGGTCTCGAGCTTCCCCACCAAGGTGCGGGTCGCCCTCGGCGAGGCCGATGCGTCGGAGGCGCGGGAGAACTGGGAGAAGGTCGGGAGCGCGGTTCGGCGCTACGTCGTGCTCAAGACGATCGTCAGCCTCGGCACCGGCCTCTGCGTCGCGGGGCTGATGGCGCTCCTGGGCGTCAACTACCCGATTCTGTGGGGCGTGCTCGCATTCCTGCTGAACTACGTACCCAACATCGGGTCCTTCATCGCCGCCGTGCCGGCGGTGCTGGTCGCGTGGCTCACGGTCGGGGTCGGGACGGCGGTCGCCGTCGCGGCCGGCTTCCTCGTGGTCAACGTGCTCTGGGGCAACCTCATCGAGCCGAAGGTGATGGGGTACAGCGTGGGCCTGTCGACGCTCGTCGTCTTCGCCTCGCTCGTCTTCTGGGGCTGGGTCCTGGGACCCGTGGGGATGCTGCTGTCGGTGCCGCTCACGGTGATGTTCCGCATCGTGCTGGGGACGAACGAGTCCACGCGCTGGATCGCGGTCCTGCTCGGCTCGGAGCGCTCGGACGAGATCACCTCGGCGATCGACGCCGAAGTCGCCGTCGCGCTCGGGAAAGAAGGCCAGGCCGGCACGGCCTGAGCCGCGAGACCCCGGGCTAGGCCGCCGCGGCCGCGCGGAAGACCTGCAGCGCCGCCGCCACATCGTCGTCCGTCGTGTGGAGGTGGGGGATGACCCGCAGGTCCCGCCGGCTGTAGGCGTTCAGCAGGACCCCCGCCTCCCGGCAGCGTCCCGCGAACTCCGGCGCGGCGCCCACCGTCGTCCGAAAGCGGACGATGTTCGTCTCCACCCCTTCGACGTCGACCTCCAGCCCGGGGATCGCGGCGAGTCCGCGGGCCAGTCTCTTCGCCCGGGCGTGGTCTTCCGCGAGCCGCCCGCGGTGGTGCTCGAGCGCGTACAGGGCGCCGGCGGCGACGATCCCCGCCTGCCGGAAGCCCCCGCCGTAGAGCTGCTTGAAGCGGCGGGCGCGCTCGACGAGGCCGGTCGGGCCGGCGAGGGCGGAACCCAGCGGCGCTCCGAGCGCCTTGGAGAAGCAGACGTTCACCGTGTCGAAGCCCTGCGCGAACTCGGCTTCGGGGATGCCGGTGGCCGCGGTCGCGTTCCACAGCCGGGCGCCGTCGAGATGGGTCGCGAGGCCGGCCTCGCGCGCGGCGGCGAGCATCTCGCGCAGGAGGTCCGGCGGCCACACGGCGCCGCCCGCCCCGTTGTGCGTGTTCTCGGCGCAGACAAGCCGCACGGGCGCCTGCATGCGCGCGCGCACGGTCCCCATGTCGAGGTTGAGCGCCGCCCGCAGCGTCGCCGCGCCGAACATGCCGCGGTCGCCCTCGAGCGGCCGGATGACGACCCCGGAGATCGGCGACGGCGCGCCCCCCTCGCCGAACCAGATGTGCGCGCCCGGGCCGATGAGGACGGCGTCGCCCGGCTCCGTGTGCGCGCGCAGGGCGAGCTGGTTGCTCATCGTCCCCGTCGGCACGTACATGGCGGCTTCCTTGCCGAGGATCTCCGCCGTCCGCCGCTCCAGCTCGAGCACCGTCGGGTCGTCCCCGTAGCAGTCGTCGCCCACGGGCGCCGCCGCCATCGCCGCCCGCATCGCCTCCGTGGGGCGCGTCACCGTGTCGCTGCGGAGGTCGATCGTCACGATGCGAACTGCGGCGGTCGCCGCAGGTGGTGTTCCGTCGCGTCCTGCACCGCTTTCGCGAGCCGTAGCGCCTCCGCGTCGCCGAACAGCTTCCCGACGAACGAAATGCTCGTCGGCGTCCCGTCCTCCGAACGATATCCGTTCGGGATCACGACCTGCGGGTGGCCCGTGAGGTTCGTCAGCAGGAGCATGGATCCCCCGAAGCTCGGCGTGACGACGACATCGATCCCCTCCATCGTCCGCGCGAAGCGGTGCATGGCGATCGTGCGCGCACGGTTCGCCTGGATGTACTCGGACGCGGGGATCATGCGGCCGGTGCGCATGATGTTGGGGCGCGCGTTCTCCCCCTGCAGCACGAGTTCATCCTCCCGCCCGCTCACGATCAGGTCGTCGAACGCCGCCCCCTGCTCCGCGCTGAGGATGATCCGCATCGCGTCGTAGGGGAGGTCGTCCGGCAGCTCCAGCGGCACCGGGTCGATGCCGAGCCCGCGCACG
Encoded proteins:
- a CDS encoding RecQ family ATP-dependent DNA helicase; the encoded protein is MNTDESTTSDGPAATLRDARDVLRDRFGYDDFRPAQARVVEAVLSGRDTLAVLPTGFGKSVCFQIPALLRRRTTLVVSPLISLIEDQVAGAARRGMRVLGWTSATPREEVNAALKYARRGELDLLYVAPERLENRAVCDRLRDVGVAGIAVDEAHCVSQWGHDFRPSYLRIGRARERLGRPPLAALTATATWRTRREIERFLGMEGAIRIFVPGNRPNLRYSVEMAADVREAYRRVRREVTACRGASAVVYARSRGLSAQLAIALSRTGVPSAPYHARLPIERRQATQRAFLDGSIRVVCATTAFGMGIDHPHVRLVAHLGAPSSLEEYVQEAGRAGRDGEPARCAMVAIREKRRRALPFGRREHPRPGSPPPGSDRAAARAERRAAMRAYIETAACRRAAIAAYFGERAPVCDGCDNCDRARAAPVRPAPARARGWSVRTTTTRRRWR
- a CDS encoding beta-eliminating lyase-related protein, coding for MTIDLRSDTVTRPTEAMRAAMAAAPVGDDCYGDDPTVLELERRTAEILGKEAAMYVPTGTMSNQLALRAHTEPGDAVLIGPGAHIWFGEGGAPSPISGVVIRPLEGDRGMFGAATLRAALNLDMGTVRARMQAPVRLVCAENTHNGAGGAVWPPDLLREMLAAAREAGLATHLDGARLWNATAATGIPEAEFAQGFDTVNVCFSKALGAPLGSALAGPTGLVERARRFKQLYGGGFRQAGIVAAGALYALEHHRGRLAEDHARAKRLARGLAAIPGLEVDVEGVETNIVRFRTTVGAAPEFAGRCREAGVLLNAYSRRDLRVIPHLHTTDDDVAAALQVFRAAAAA
- a CDS encoding DUF1446 domain-containing protein, producing MNAQLGAPEALALEEASAAVGLEERPLPARTRLDGGRRVRVASGQGFWGDWQEAPKLQVRRGSIDYLMLDYLAEITMSIMQKQRDRNPAAGYARDFVSLMDDLIHDLLEKEVRVVSNAGGVNPEGCRAELGFAFADASLPRRPRVAVITGDDLMDSLDDLLAAGHELRHMETGEPLSTVRDRVAAANAYLGAEPIIEALRQEADIVVAGRSTDTALTYAPLMHEFSWPADDWDRLAHGVVAGHINECGCQASGGNSLVDWREIDLTLPGYPIIEADEDGPFIVTKHSGLGGRVTWETVAEQIVYELGDPREYITPDVVADFSTIRLRDLGRDRVRVDGVAGRSRTDKLKVSIAYHDGFKAVGALTYAWPDAVDKARRADEILRGRLRHLGLEFDEIRTELVGAGACHGPLAGPPSDDLPEVTLRVGVRSPDRHAVSRFSREIAPLILAGPPTVTGFAGGRPRVQEVVAYWPALIDRGVVEGRVKVETMEL
- a CDS encoding enoyl-CoA hydratase/isomerase family protein, with the translated sequence MFEYLEIEIDERTGVNRIHLDRAERRNALSGALVAEMKEALALAEADARVRVIGIGGRGPDFCAGADLAEVQASVEEGVMASLREAEALGELFTLLRRLSKPVVAIVHGRALAGGCGLATACDLVLAAESARFGYPEVRLGFVPAMVTAILRRNLGEKRAFELMSLGDAIDAPEASRLGLVNRIYGDAEFEAESAAFLAELAGRSASALALTKKLLYGTEGQSFEAAVATGARVNALARMTDDCQAGIRRFLDRGKAPPEHRER
- a CDS encoding acyl-CoA carboxylase subunit beta, with translation MSKTDDSRMGALVAELRELEARVQRGGGEERVARQHAQGKLTARERVDLLIDEGGGFLEIGLLIAHDRYDGKAPAAGVVTGVGEVCGREVVIVANDQTVKAGSWWPETIVKILRAQEIAMRCRVPIVYLVDSAGVNLPYQGGVFPGQYGASRIFYYNSIMRHYLEVPQISAVMGQCIAGGAYLPALSDVIVMVEGTSFMGLGGPNLVKGATGQEVEAEELGGALMHNRVSGVAHYRVEDDPACIEKVRALVAGLPAGLRPDPALEARDAARAAEDVYGLLPGDHRQPFDMEAVLETILDEGPFEEFQADRAPEMLTGTGHIDGYRVGVIANRRGMFRGEAGEPPKFGGIVYTESAEKVAYFMELCDRHDTPLLFVQDVSGFMVGPEAEQSGIIRAGARMVESMATARVPKVVLTVNHASGAGYYAMAAQGFDPDFIFTWPTGRMGVMEGEAAVQAAFGRKLEEAAGGELDGETAVAIERTRENYEEQLDAKYAAARGFVDAILTPEDTRAVLSLALRCSLGNPGPHLGPFTLPDHL
- a CDS encoding cobalamin B12-binding domain-containing protein, giving the protein MEPKIRVLVAKPGLDGHDRGAKVMAAALQDAGMEVIYTGLHQTPEMIAATALQEDVDVVALSILSGAHMTLFPRVKSLLDGQGMDRVLLTGGGIIPAEDMEALTDLGVGRLFGPGTSTSEAVDYIRAWFEEHGREASGASG
- a CDS encoding AI-2E family transporter translates to MRDDATRVHRTLLNLAAFVIIVAGMRAASALVVSFVLALFLTILCSTPLRWMTDHKIPKSVAVLALVLVILALGTVAGGLLATPVVELGRSEAQLDLLFAEQVEAVATTLSDYMVRFGLQSPVLDTDELISPSWMLGLMRQLVENLGFILANGLLIILTMVFMLLEVSSFPTKVRVALGEADASEARENWEKVGSAVRRYVVLKTIVSLGTGLCVAGLMALLGVNYPILWGVLAFLLNYVPNIGSFIAAVPAVLVAWLTVGVGTAVAVAAGFLVVNVLWGNLIEPKVMGYSVGLSTLVVFASLVFWGWVLGPVGMLLSVPLTVMFRIVLGTNESTRWIAVLLGSERSDEITSAIDAEVAVALGKEGQAGTA